In one Elusimicrobiota bacterium genomic region, the following are encoded:
- a CDS encoding NADH-quinone oxidoreductase subunit J, with amino-acid sequence MNSIPDVVFFVFAALAIGSALVVVIARNVFHSALALTLSLATVGGFFALLGADFLAAAQILIYVGGIMIIMLFVVMLSQRPAATLERQTNRQGFWGAVLALAMASALIIHFGLAYKTVVRASILTPTSQAIGRLLMGDMVIPFEVVSLVLLAALVGAVCFASELPEGSKR; translated from the coding sequence ATGAACTCTATTCCGGATGTCGTATTTTTTGTGTTTGCCGCTCTGGCGATCGGCTCAGCGCTGGTGGTTGTCATCGCGCGCAATGTGTTTCATAGCGCGCTGGCGCTGACGCTTTCCCTGGCAACGGTCGGTGGTTTTTTTGCACTCCTCGGAGCCGACTTCCTGGCCGCCGCCCAGATCCTGATCTACGTCGGCGGCATTATGATCATCATGTTGTTCGTGGTCATGCTGTCGCAGCGGCCGGCAGCTACGCTCGAGCGACAGACCAACCGGCAGGGATTCTGGGGAGCGGTGCTGGCGCTGGCCATGGCCAGCGCTCTCATCATCCATTTCGGTCTCGCTTACAAAACCGTTGTCCGCGCCTCGATCCTGACGCCCACCTCCCAGGCCATCGGCCGATTGCTGATGGGAGACATGGTGATTCCTTTTGAAGTGGTGTCGCTGGTCCTTCTGGCCGCGCTGGTCGGCGCCGTTTGCTTTGCGTCCGAACTCCCGGAGGGGTCCAAGCGATGA
- the nuoK gene encoding NADH-quinone oxidoreductase subunit NuoK, translating into MTLYHFLVVSAILFSIGLYGVLTRRNILGIFMSIELMFNAANLNLIAFNHYLYPGNVWGQGFVLFIITLAAAEAVVGLSLVLAIYRNIKSVYTENMTILHG; encoded by the coding sequence ATGACGCTTTATCATTTTTTAGTCGTCTCAGCGATCCTTTTCAGCATCGGCCTTTACGGCGTCCTGACGCGGCGAAACATCCTGGGCATCTTCATGTCGATTGAACTGATGTTCAATGCCGCCAATCTGAATCTGATCGCCTTCAACCATTATCTTTATCCTGGAAATGTCTGGGGCCAGGGCTTCGTGCTCTTCATTATCACGCTGGCGGCCGCCGAAGCGGTGGTCGGGTTGTCTCTCGTCCTGGCCATTTACCGGAACATCAAGAGTGTTTATACGGAAAACATGACGATCCTCCATGGTTGA